The Macrobrachium rosenbergii isolate ZJJX-2024 chromosome 29, ASM4041242v1, whole genome shotgun sequence genome contains the following window.
TTGTCGACGCCTCCGCACTTGCTGTCGTTGGAGCAAGTCTGTGGAGGGGCAAAGCTCCTGACGGGTGGGCACTGAGGTCGCACGGGCGGGCATATACCCGGCTTCACGAAGGGGAGGGTATCAGGCTCGTTGTTGCTCTCGCAGCAGTATGCCTGTCCCTCGGGAGTCCGGCACCAGCGTCTGCAGGTCTGAGAAATTCCACCGAAGCCTCCCCCAAAGCCTCCTGGGCCGATTCCACCTCCAAATCCTGGGTTGATTCCGCCTCCGAAACCTGGATTGAATCCGCCTCCCAAGGCACCTCCGAGGGCGTTGTTCAGACCGGCCCCAAGACCTCCCAAAAGACCGCCGAGGAACCGAGTGTTGCCCTGATTTCCTTGGTTGTTTTGCGCGAAGGCAGAAGCCGCTATGCAGCAGACGAACAACACCTGTAACCCCTGGCGGAGAGAAAAGAAAGCTACAATGTTTCATCTGGTTTTCAATTAAGTTTGCAGATAATTTTTTCCAAATGTTTAAAACGTGATATCGATTAATTTTGTCATAATTATACAAGTAATGTGTCTCTATTTAACCTTAACCatgtaatacataaaaataaactaattcaaaatgaatgtatgtaaacACAGAGTATTCTCAGGCATAATTAGAAAATTCATTGGTATCTTAAACAAATTTAAAGGACTGGCTAttcatactgtaatatatatatatatatatatatatatatatatatatatatatatatatatatatatatatatatatatatatatgtatgttatatatatatacatgtatatataaattacatataaatttttataaatagcaATACTTATTGGCTAGCAAATCAGAGTAAAAAGTTAAAACTAATGGCTATTGATAAAACCCTTAgaagatatttacaataaaatataaaagtactgagcatatgtgaaataaaatacatatgtatatatatataaattatatatatagtatatatatatatatatatatatatatacatgtgtgtatatatatttatatatatacagtatatatatatatatatatatatatatatatatatatatatatatatatatatatatatatatactgtatatatacatatcttatgaatatatatatatatatatatatatatatatatatatatatatatatatatatatatatatatatatatatatatatatatatatatatatctttatatatgtgtatatatatactgtgtgtgtgtgtgtggtgtataagTTAATATGTGACTGTATATGTACGAAGATAAAATCCTAATTATTTGTCAAACAAGATTTATCAAGTCCACAAATAGACAAGTGTATTTATACTAATCctatataacaacaataacctACAGCTCATATTCTGCCCCTGCAAATATATATGTGCTTACTGGCTTATTcttgcttatattatttttatacagaaagtACAAATGTAAATCTCGTTAGATAAAATGTATCTTCTTTTAACCTGGTATACTCATTCAGCTTTGTCTGTGGTTATATTTTATGTGCAAATCTGATACCATCTGCACTGCAATTATGAAAATTGAATTCTCGTGGTTTTTTAAACGTTCACGGAAAAATATCTGTCACAAAATATCtgataatttacattaaaattctGGCAGCTTTGACCACGCAAGTTGGGTAGTTAATGAGCTTTTCAATACTGCAAGTTTGAAAAGCTCACCAACTACCCAACTTATGTGGTCAAGGCTGCCagaattttaatgtaaattatcaGATATTTTGTGACAGATATTTTTCCGTGAACCTTTGAAAAACCACGAGAATTCCATTTCCATAATTGCAGTGCAGATGGTATCACATTTGCACAAATATTAACATTGACAAAAgaagatatattattttaatcatactgcaagtataattatgtatattttatccaCCTCATATACTAAAACAGCGTAAGTTGATGTTGCTAATTAGTTGCTTTCAAttcaataaaatcagaaaaataaaaaagaatctgaTTCCGCGCAGTTGTGACGTCTAAATCGAGTTTTGTTTTGTCAACATAAACATCCACAAAAAAGTGGCCACTTCCTTTCCTATGACCAAACTCGTTTTCACCAACTACACGctcaaagaaaaaccaaaagtaCACTTGGCACAAACCTTCATGTTGTCTTGCTTGTAGCTCACCGTGGAGTGAATGATGCAGACTCTTGATGGTGGGGCCTTTATATACCCAAAGGTACGGCGTCGTAGAAAGAGAGAACGGGAGAAAACCCTTCCTTCTCGATATTAACGTCTGTCCCTAACCCTTCCTGGGAAGCCCCAGCAGGTGACCTCCAGTAGTAGAAGCTATCTCGGTTAGTTCCTAGGAAACGGCGGTGGTGATTCCCGATGCGCATGCGCATAAGGCAACGAtgtttatccttttcatttccttatccaGGGTTTGTTTTCTCTTAGTAGATGACGTCTATCGGGAACTTACGTTCATAATGCAAATGGATCTAAGATGAGACCTCAGTTTTGAGTgctatgatatataaaaaaaatataaatgaactggTTTTACGCGCCATCTCCAAGGCAACAAGGAAGATACCACCCATGCGTAAACTAGATTAGAATGACGAAACGACGAACGCTAACTGTATTTCTAACCccagcataaacaaacaaacatcacgTGTTGGTAACCTTCTAGTAGCTGATATCAAGAAGAGGCAACTGCCGGTGTCCGACCCAAGGACACCTTCTTGCGCTGGCATAATCCTCGCGGAACTttttctctgagaagagagaaaaaaaaaaaacatacatcctGATGATAGGGTCCCTGATATTTCTAAATGGCACTATTCTTTTTGGGAGCTCACACgtggaaatataattttacagaaaCTGGAGACTTCTAGTTTGAAAACACTGGAAACAAGCCAGAAAAACATTGTTTTGGCGGAGTGTTTGTATAGAGGCTTTGTGTCATAGACCTACCGGTCAAGTTAGAGGTGTTTACTGAGTATGACGTATCCACGTATCCTTGTCTTTTGCTGCGTATGTCGTGTTGGTCCCTGGGggtgtgggggttgggggggggggggatacgaaaaaagagaaagattgtgGTAGACTTAACCACATCTACAAAATGGATCAGTCTGTTAAGGAGACTTGCTTGCGGTCCAGGTCAGGCCTGAGGTATTGCTTTTGCATCGGCAAATCTGGTGCTGGGTTCCATAACTTCACCCACAAGCCTCCTTAGGACTACTTGACTTCAAAGTCCATTAGATAGTATCATTTCAATAATGGAGCGGCTGTTGGTAGGGCCATCTTAATGTTCTTGAGTGACGGGATATAAGGGATATATATGAGTAGTAATGAGTCATAGAAATGCAaggttgattttctttatttttaattttctgtaaaagaaaactattgtgccagctttgtctgtccgtccgcactttaatctgtccgcactttttctgtccgccctcagatctaaaaaactacgaggctagagggcagcaaattggcatgttgatcatccactctccaatcatcaaacataccaaattgcagccctctaacctcagtagtttttatttgagttaaggttaaagttagccataatcgtgcttctggcaacgatattggataggccaccaccgggccgtggttaaatttcatgggcagcgtctcatacagcattatataccgaAGCCAcctgaagatagatctattttgggtggccttgattatacgctgtagcggctgtacagaaaactcgattgcgctgaagaaacttcggagcatttttacttgtttatttttcgttcttACTAGTCATTCTTGATGTCTGATGGGCACTTTTCGCGTATTCCCGTGATTTTGATATTCCGAGAAGTCGGAATTAACTTTGTAACACTAATATtgaggtaaattctctctctaacAAATGTCTGTTTAAAACGAGAGACTAAAAATATCCACTTCACaacgggcctctctctctctctctctctctctctctctctctatagtatatatatatatagtatatatatatatatatatatatatatatatatatatatatatatatatatatatatatatatatatatatatatacatatatataataatggttgCCCATAAAAACACGAAAGAGGATGGATCTCTAGCGTTATATTTTGGAAACTACAATACCCTTCAACGGACGGGTAACGGTTTAACAGGCAACAGACCAGTGGTCTTTTTACAGCCGAAGGAATGATCCAACAATCGGCCAGTACGTCACTCCTGCTGAATGCCTCTTCATAATCCTTTCaaccgctggttggaggaagattttatcagtaAGATTCGAATCCCAAGCTCCTTTCGAGAGGTTCATCGTATGTCTTTGCTTGATCAGTGACCATTGTACAATTTGGCTTCTGAGCCGCTATAAATTATAAGTGATATATTACAATTTACtcgatgattatgattatttatgtggttgGAAATATCTGAGCTCTGTTAACCGTATCTATTGTGATGTTTCAGATGAAGTtcttgatatttaaattttttctaaatcGGAAATCTGTCACCgtattttagacttttcattgaATACTGTAGCTAACTCTTTGGAGAATTTATCAGTTACTTCAACTATCTCGAAAAACCTTCGAAATAGGAACCTTTATCCTGTCTCGTTTGAAatgcagttttttgtttttttgttttttgttttgctgtaatTAGGGGAAGTATCAAGCAATGAAGCGGAAGACTGACGTTTCCCAAGGATCCTCAAAAAGCAGATCTTACAGCCAAGGATGTTTTCAACCAAATCGAaaagcgtaaggaaaaaattattacatagaCTTGTTAAATGTTAATTTTGGTCAGTCGTTAAATTTGAAATGTCAGTTAACGTACGTGTACTTTGAGCCTGCTGTAATCTGGGATTCAGGTTCGAAAGAAGTATAATTTATTGGTTATAAAAGATCATCATCATTAGCATGCACTTAAAAGGGTGTTTTGATAAATATCTCTGaccttgaataagaaaaaaagttgctTATCCTAAAAGACAACTTTAAATTATATTGCCAATGGTCATTATATCTTCAAGTGATAAGAGAatctatgtaattttaataaacacaatgtcctcttaacttttcgatttcttcacacttttggaaacgcttgtcactacaaagcctcagatacaaatgaagaaagaaatgaagaaattctgactccCGGGCAAGATTCGAACCAGCATCCGGAACTTAGTGATCAAGTGTCAAGCATTTTTATATTCAGATCATGGTTTTAAGAATGTCCTTCCAGTAACTGTAGTTTTCTTTAATACACAGTTTCTTTAAAGTTTTTAGTATCATAAGCTTCACATTCTTAACGAAATAAAAGTTGAGTCTCCTATAGTTTCTAATTTACTGAAGATATTATCCCTCGTACCCTTTTTCATTTGCAGTATAGTGCGATTGCCGTTTCGCAGACAAATTGCAATTTATTGTAGTTTTCTTAggaatatattgtaatttattgcagttttcctaagaatatattgtaatttattgaagttttacctaagaatatattgtaatttattgcagttttcttaggaatatattgtaatttattgcattttcctaagaatatattgtaatttattgaagttttacctaggaatatattgtaatttattgcagttttcttaggaatatattgtaatttattgcagttttcctaagaattattgtaatttattgaagttttactaggaatatattgtaatttattgcagttttcttaggaatatattgtaatttattgcattttcctaagaatatattgtaatttattgaagttttacctaggaatatattgtaatttacaGCAGTTTTCTTAggaatatattgtaatttattgcaGTTTTCTTAGGAATATATTGCAATTTAGTATCCAGTCGTAATTAGCAGGCCAATATGCTGTAGTATTTCCAGTTTGAAAGAAACATTTGTTTTCgcacagtaaataaataaataaataaataaatatataaataaataatatatatataatatatatatatatatatataataatatatatatatacatatatataaattgtttgaattttaagtATTCCAGCATCTCTCAATAACAACGCTTATTTTGTGGATTAAATACTTATTACGTGTTACTGACTTCTCTTCATTTCATTAATAGTTCATCTTCTTCCTTACACTTATTTTCAGGTGTATGACCCTAACTTTTGAAGCAAATCTCACCAACTACTGCTTATTTCAtacttcctcattttcttcttgtttggaAGTATGATCCTATAACCTTCGGTGAATAATTGGTACGTTAGAACTCCAGCTTTTATCATTTCGTAATACGAACTCTTCTGTTTTTCATAACTGaacttggatatttttttatgagtcCAAGTGCGTCAATGTTCTCTTCTTTAAAAGTTCAAAGcccctttttaaaaatattctgttcGTAAATTTGTTGTATCCTTTATTCGGCATTCATATTTTAATCTATCgcaattacctttttttttcttcttgttccacGCACTGAATCTGCTTCCTTGACACTTTTAATGACTTCCTTCTCTTGATGTTTTCTTCCCTTGAAATCTCTGAGCAATTTCCTGTCCACTCTCTGTCTGCTGCGACGAGATATACCCCAACAATTATCTTCACAACATCAAAAGGCATTTCCTGTTTAGCTAAAGTCCGGATTGTTTAACCTTTTCTGACACTTTCTAGGAATACGTTTTCTTCGCATTGACCAAGCTAGGTCTAAAGTAACTGGCCTCTCATTCTCTGCCTATATCACGGCGCCAGAGGACCTTAAATTAATCAATCAAGCTCTatctattcttcttttatatattcttcattcataaaaatattctacAATGTTTTATATACACTGGTATCATAATTGCATTCTTGCTCACTAGGATTATTGCTTAATAGAACTGATAAAAGATCTTGAACTAAAGCATAGTCTAATAAAAGTTAGATAAGAGAGTAAAGAATGTTTAACTTTGTgaaaagtaatataatttcattaaagtaGGGTGAAAAGGGTACTTGAATGTACTAGATATATTTGAGAATTTTGTAACCATAAcagaatttaaaaacagaaacaggaaaataGTTTTCAACATAGTAGTTATCTCTCATCGCAAGATGCGAAAAACCACGAATTCAAGGAAGAgcgtatatttttacatacagaTTCAggttatcatgtttttttttttttttttttttttagtttgaaaaatactgtttttctaCGCTGAAGAGCAGGCGTGATGTCTCGAAACTGTTtgggaaaatatacttttttctttgaatctatggtttttcatattcattacagTTTGATACTGAAATTCACAGATCACATAAAAATTACCCTtcttttacctcttcttttccaTATCAGacttttatatttgttcatatttatttttgctgtagtTTAGAGGGGAATGTGACCTCAAGTTCATTTGTATCTGAAATTTATTGTTGCCGAATTAATAAGCTTAGATATTTGGAGAAATTAATCGAGAAATGTTAGAACAATCGCTTCatttgttgcctcctttgtttttgtttgtttttaattactggcgagttgacgtctgatggatggcgtcagacttcgtcagtcaggttcctagcagcaacgagccaggttctggagggcagatcgACCGATGGTCcaaggtagcagcagcaggtatccgtacctgcgagtcaggtcctgacggcagagcagcggagagtttgttgaggacgagatggctgccgtgtcggctctgtcgtggtcgtcgtgtTTGGAGgcaggaggacgtcagtacgtttcttggaggacgagatggttgccgtgtcggctctgtcgtggtcgtcaactggaggaggacgtcagcactgtgcttgaggacgagatggttgccgtgtcggctctgtcggagttgtcctgcagtgttcctgttaagcagcttggggctgtttcgtcgactctattgagttcgtctgaggatgttCATCGTTTGCTGCctgttaaatttttgtatgtttatgatttgttaatctaatttattgatttgaccatttattgttctgggattttttgttctaggttctgaatttatgtaaatgtaattgtgctgctaatgttttaaACTCATTTGTAATGtgtctgttgagctgctcatccttatgatgcttttggttattcatgatatgttaatttattttaaatttaattaaacctgactcgactgtaaatatgtacatagcttactgtaaataaattattattaaggtaactttttttttgtatttgttctgctcctccctcctttgtttgtcacctctcgtcagtcattacagcccaattgcttgtttattttaaagaacctgtagatctcgagaggcgagatcgtaataagaAACTATAAACCATGAACTAAGCGACTCATCACAAGTTACAAAGTCGTTGCAGAAATTTTGAGATAAGAAAtgttaaactgaaagaaaaagcacTCTAATTAGTTAAGAGGAAATTTGTTTGACAGCTTCTGGGGTCAATGTATTTGATCTTCCAAAGTTCACCACCGCAGAAAATACGAAGAACTCccaattgtaaaaataaaatttattttaaaaaaacccACATCATTTCACTAGGTTTCAGATTAAgagtacaaaaataccactggtTAATTCGTTCTCTCATCAATACCCGTCTTTGTCTGTACACAgggtcagaatttcttcatagtttttcattaaaaaggaCTTTCAGTACATTTAAACGGACATAGTCCATTGGCTGCAATATAGCGACCATTCcgcagagtaaaaaaaatggattattcatagaaatcacagaaaaaaatttttacttcaagTTGTTAAGTacaagataatgaaaaatgacgaaacattcgcaaggaatagaggaaaaatatttattatcattattattattattattattattattattattattattattattattattattattatgcgtgcTAACTTGCTCATTTTTTCATATCCTTTGTTGCATAATGTTAACATGACAAAATgcactttgaaaattaaaaacagctCTCTGAACAAACTTTAAACTTTATCCTGCCAATTTTGACGttttaaatacaaagagaagaTTAGCAACTTCTCATCAACTTGACTTTGAAACTTTGCTTTGAAAAAAATCGATTTCCACGCAAAACAGCTCTGAACAATGCGCAATTAAACGCAAggtaatggaaaaaaatcaattaacccATGGTTTTGAGACCATTGGAGTTTCTTCAACTATAGCTTCGTTTCATTATTAGGAAAACGAGTTGTAGTTAACGAAATTTGTCTGCAACCAcgaaaatatgtgtatatatatatacatacacacacatatatgtatgtatatatatatgtatataactatgcTGTTATGATTGTATAACTATCtgttatgagaataataatatatatatatagtatatatatatatatatatatatatatatatatatatatatatatatatatatatatatatactgtacatatgtgtgtgtgtgtatgtgtttgtagatATACTGCGTTAACAAAATTCAATGTATTCACCAAAGTCTCACAGTAAAATAAACATCCCATTACCtgcataaaaatcttaaaaaaaaaaaaaaaatagaaacagacGCGCAGTTTCCTGGCCGAAAAGCAGGTTGTTCAGGATGACGTCAGTTAGCCGGAAGCTCTATAAAACATAAACGGGAAAAActtgttgggaaaaaaaaaaaacacttcgagCAGTCAAGCACGCAAGAAAAACAAGAACTGAACAACTTTCAAGTTTTTGGAGtctacttctttcttctttccttccttgcagagttttttttaaaatgtgataaGTGGCAATTAAAATGCTCTGAAAATATATCTTTCTCAAAACGGTCAGTAATTATGTCAcgttaataaagtttttttattttttaaataaaaaaactttattaacgTGACGTAATTACTGAACGTAATTATGTCAcgttaataaagtttttttattatttaaataagcaaaaaaatgttCTTATACTCGTATGTTTACTGTTCGTGGATTTCAGTTGGTGCGCTCAGCACCGCCAGCTACAAGTAATTCAGATATGATATTGTCATGATCACGCACGTGTATTTTACCGCgaaattttcaagtaaattttgttttaaattaaataactgtaagttttaaaattcaatacactTAAGGCACATTCTCTATAGTGCACATAATATAAAATCTTCGCTGAGGACAATACAGAattcataacaataaatattCTGGTTGGTCTGCGTCACACATTCTCAGGCAACAGAGTAGATCTAACATGGAAATCTAATGACGCCAGCAGTGAGTTAAAATTTAGTCAACAAACCTTATAGGGATATGACATTACATTAAGCACTACTGAAGGGCA
Protein-coding sequences here:
- the LOC136854556 gene encoding shematrin-like protein 2, yielding MKGLQVLFVCCIAASAFAQNNQGNQGNTRFLGGLLGGLGAGLNNALGGALGGGFNPGFGGGINPGFGGGIGPGGFGGGFGGISQTCRRWCRTPEGQAYCCESNNEPDTLPFVKPGICPPVRPQCPPVRSFAPPQTCSNDSKCGGVDKCCYDRCLEEHVCKPPVGSSGFGGGFGGFGR